The sequence GCGCGCGGCGCTCCCAAGCGGCCATCGAAATGTCCCGACATTTCCGAACAGCAACCCTCCCCTCTCGTCCCGGCAGGGCATACACCCGCGAAGCCTCCGCGAACATGCCTTGACAGGCATATGCCTCAAAAAGCATATACGGGACATGTTGAGCGCGTTCGACGTCGTGGCGGAGCCCAACCGCCGCCGCATCCTCGACCTCTTGCGGGAGAAGCGCCGGCCCGTGGGTGAATTGGTGGAGCGGCTCGGCCTGACACAGCCCACCGTGTCGAAGCACCTGCGCGTGCTGAAGGACGCGCGGCTGGTGGACGTGGAGCAGGACGCACAGCGCCGGCTGTACCGCCTGCGTCCAGAGCCGCTCGCCGAGCTGGACGCGTGGCTTCAGCCGTACCGCGCGCTCTGGTCGCAACGGCTCGATGCGCTGGAGCGGCACCTGGACTCCATGCCCGACGAACCCGCCCCCGCCCGGGGCTCCACCCGCAGCAGGAGAAGACGATGAGGCACGGAACGCTGACGAAGAAGGGCGACCACGTCGCGCTGCGCTTCGAGCGGCGGCTCGCCCACCCGCCCCAGAAGGTCTGGCGCGCGCTCACGGAGAACGCGGAGCTGGCGCACTGGTTCCCCGCGCGCATCGACGGTCCACGCGAGGCCGGCGCGGCGCTGAGCTTCGTCTTCCCGGGAGAGAACGCCGCGCCGATGTCCGGGAAGCTCACCGTGTTCGACCCGCCGAAGGTGCTCGAGTACATGTGGGAGGGAGAGCGGCTGCGCTGGGAGCTGAAGCCGGAGGGCACCGGCTGCCTGCTCGTCTTCACCACCATCCCTTCGGACCGGGCGCAGGTGACTCGCGACGCGCAGGGCTGGCACTTCTGCATCGACAACCTGGAGGCCCGGCTCGACGGCCGGCCCGCGGCAAAGCACGACAAGGAGCTCTTCGCCCGGCTCAACGCCGAGTACACCGCCCGCTTCGGCCTGGGTGGCTTCCCCGCCTTCCTTCGGTCGGGGGCGAACCGCGTCGCGGCCAGCTCGCTCGACATCCCCGGCCTGGAGGCTTCTGTCTTCGACGGCGTAGACGGCACCCAGGTCGTCCTCTGTCATGCGACGCAGGATGCGAATACGGGCGAGCGCCTCCAGGACTTCGACGAGTACCTCGTGGTCCTCGAAGGCAGCTACGTGCTGAGCCTCAATGGGAATGAAATGCCGCTCGCCGCCGGGAGTGAGTTCATCGTCCCGAAGGGGGCGCGGGCCTCGGGACGGTACACGGCCGGCACGCGGACGATTCATGCCTTCGGAGGCCGGGGCCTGAAGCGGGCCGAGGCGAAGTAGCACCCCACCAGGAGCCCCGCGTCGCCCTCCGACGCGCCCGCGTCTCCGCATGACGCCGGGCCGTCCCTCGGCGCGCGTCGGCCACGCACGCGGGTGCGTCCCGCCACCACGCGAGCCGCCCTTTCCGACGTGTCGGTGACACACCGGCGTTGCCCGCCGACGCACCCGCGTCCCCTTCCGACGCGCATCGGCCCCACTCGCCGTCCGCCCCCGCACACGGATGGAGCGGCTTCCCTCGGAAGACCCCACCCGGTACAGCGCGCACGGAGCATGGCAGCGCGATTGCACAAGGGCCTCCGGCAGCAGAGCCGGGAGGAACCGCCATGCCCCGTATCGCGAGCACCGAAGTCATCGTCCCCAAGTCCCTGTCGCTGGAGGCTCGGGCGCGCCTGACGGACGCGCTGTACGCGGTCCACCAGCAGATTTTCGACGGCGTGGAGCGGGAGTCGTTCGCGAAGTACGTGGTGGAGTCCAAGGCGGAGCACACCTGGGTTCAGGTGCACAAGAACGAGGCGGGCGACATCGTGGGCTACTTCGCGATGCACGTCTTCGAGAAGCCGCTCAATGGCGTGACGTCGGCGGTGTTCCGCGCCGAGGCCGGCTCGCTGCGCGCGTACCGGGGGGCCAATACCAACACGCGCTTCGGCCTGTCGCTGGTGCTCAAGTACATGCTGCGCCACCCGGGCCGGCCCACGTACTACATGGGCTCGCTGGTGCACCCGTCGAGCTACGCGCTGCTGGCGAAGTACTGCGACGAGGTGTGGCCGCGCCGCGACCAGCCCGTGCCGCCGGAGCTGCTGTCCTTCATGGACGGACTGGCCACGGAGTTCGGCCTGGAGAAGGTGGACGCGGCGAACCCGCTGCTGCGCCAGGTGGGCTGGCGCACGCGCGAGTCCGAGGTGGAGCAGGACTACTGGCGGCAGTGCGACAAGCCGTCCGCGCGCTTCTTCATGGAGGCCAACCCGGGCTACGTGGACGGGCACGGGCTCGTGACGCTGGTGCCGGCGACGGCGGGCAACATCCTGAGCGTGCTGCGGGTGCTGGGGGGCCGCTCGCTGCGCAAGCCGATGGATGCGCTGCGGGCGCTGGCGCGGCGGCTGCCGGGGGGCGCGAAGCTGCGGCGGTCCGAGGTGGTGCGTCAGCTGAAGGCGTCGCCGCTGTTCGCGCGCTTCGGCACGCAGGCGCTGGAGTCGCTGGCCGCGAGCGCGCAGGTGCTGGAGCTGCCGGCGGGCCGCTACGTGTTCCGCAAGGGTGACGCGAGCGACGAGCTGTACCTGCTGGCGCGGGGCGCGGCGTACGTGCTGGCGGAGGGTGGCGAGGACGTGGTGGTGAACCAGCTCGGCAGTGGGACGGTGTTCGGGGAGATTGCGATGTTGGGGGGCGAGCGGCGCTCGGCCTCGGTGCGCACGGCGGCGGCGTCCACGCTGGTGCGGATTCCGCGCGCGGCGCTGGCGCCGTTGCTGGAGTCGGACGCGGGGCTGCGCCAGAGCGTGTGGGGCACGTTCGCGGAGCGGCGCTTCGACGATTTGGTGCGGGGCATGGACCGCTACGCGCACCTGGGCCGCAAGGCGCGGCTCACCTGGCTGCAGCGCGGCGAGCAGGCGGAGTTGGCGCCGCGTCAGGAGCGGCTGCTGGAGCCGGGCTCGTACCTGTTGGTGCTGGCCGGCGCGGTGGAGCTGACGCACGCGGCGCCGAGGATGATGGCGCGAGGCACCATGCTGCTGGAGGTGGAGCGCCCGCTGCGCGTGGTGGCGCAGGAGCGCACGCAGCTCGTCGTCCTCCCCCGCCTCGCTTCGCCGGAGCTGCTCCGCGCGGTGGAGACGAGCGCCCCGCAGGCGCTGCCCATGCCCATCGCCGCGGTGGAGCTGCCTCGCGCGGCGGCGTGAAGCAGGGCACCTCTTCATCGAGGTTGCGCGCGTGGAAGAACACCTCGAAGTCACTGCCCCGAACCGCAGCGTGACGCCTCACCGCCACAGTCGCCGAGCCACCACTTCATCGAGGTTCCGCGCATGGAAGAACGCCTCGAAGTCACTGCCGCGCACGTCCGCAGGCAGGCAGTCCCCAAGCCGAATCGCCCGAACCCGCTCCGGCTCTCCGCGCGCCTCGCGCACCGCCGCCTCCAGCGTCCGCAGGTAGTGCCGCGCCGAGCCCAGCGTCTTCGGTGACACCACCCCGCCGTGCCCCTGAATCACGCGCGAGCGCCCCCGCGACTCCGAGCGCTCCAGCGCCGCGTCGATGGCCTCCGGCGCTCCGTACGCGATGTACGCCATGTGCCCCACCGCCGTGTCCGCGGAGAACAGCAAGTCCAACTCCGGCACGTCGATGTTCAGCGTGCTCGCCGTGTGCCCCGCATTCGGGAACACCTCCAGCGCATACTTTCCCCACCGCACGTGCATGGGCCCGCCGAGCCGCAACTCCGGCGCGCGGAAGAACCCCGACTCCTCGTCCGAGCGGAACCGCTCCGCGTGGAACGTGTCCTCGAAGCGCTCATGCGCCACCACCAGCGCCTCGGGAAACGCCTGGAGCGCGGCGAGGTGGTCGCTGAACCCGTGCGTACACACGGCCAGTCTCACCCGGCCATGCAGCTCCTCATGGACGAAGCGCCGCAGCGCCTGCGCGTCCGCCCGGCTGCCGAGCGCGTCCACCATCAGCACGTCGCGCCCATCCAGGAACAGGGTGGTGTTGGAGGCATACGTCTCCCCGATGACGACCAGGACATCCGGGGCCAGGGACACAGTCTTGAGGCTCATACAGGGCACCTCTCGTGAGCGAGCAGGCCTCTTGTCCCCAAGTTGTCCACATGCGTCCAGCGCATCGTCCGCATGAATCCATGACAGAATCGAATGGATGATTCTGGACGTGAGACACCTGCGACTCGTGGCGGCGGTGGTGGATACCGGCTCCGTGACGGCGGCCGCCCGCGTGCTGCACCTGTCCCAGCCCGCGCTCAGCCACCAACTCCGCGACGTGGAGGAGCGCCTCGGCGCCGAGCTCTTCCAGCGCCAGGGCCGCCGCATGGTCCTCACCGGCCCCGGCAAGCGCGTGCTCGAAGCCGCACGCAAGGTGGTGTCGGAAGTAGACGCCGCCGAGGCCGAAATCTCGCGCCTCACCCAGCAGTCTCAGGGCCTCCTGCGCCTCGCCACCGAGTGCTACACCGCCTACCACTGGCTGCCCTCGGTGCTGCGGCGCTTCTCCGCGAAGCACCCGGGCGTGGAGGTCCGCATCGCCGTGGACGCCACGCGCCGTCCCGTGGAGGCGCTGCTCGCGGGAGAGCTGGACCTCGGCATCGTCAGCGAGCCCATCCGCCACCGCCGCCTCGCGGGCGCCCCGCTCTTCGAGGACGAGCTCATGGCCGTCATGGCCCCGGACCATCCGCTGGCGAAAAAGCGCGTGCTGCACGCGGAGGACTTCGCGCGGGAGCACGTGCTGCTCTACAGCATCCCCCTCACGGAGAGCACCCTCTTCCAGCAGGTGCTGCTGCCCGCCGGAGTCACTCCCGCGCGCCTGTCCCGCGTGGAGCTGACCGAGGCAATCGTGGAGATGGCGAAGGCCGGGCTCGGCGTCGCGGTGCTCGCGCGCTGGGCGGTGGCGCCGGAGCTGGCGCGCGGAACGCTGGCCGCCGTGCGCGTGACGAAGCAGGGCCTGCGCCGTCACTGGCACGCGGCGTGGCCGCGCACCGTGCGTCCCGCGCCGTACCTCACCGCCTTCGTGGAGTTGCTCGCGAAGGCAGGACCGCCGATGCGCTGAGCACCGGCCTGTGGCACACTGCGCGCGCCATTCGAACCTTCCTCTCCATCATCTTCTGGGCATTCCTGGCCGTCTCCAGCACGGTGCTCTTCATCGGAGCCGTGCTCATCTGGCTCGTCACGCTGCCGTTCGACCGTGACGGACGGGTGCTGCACCTGTACTCGTGCTTCTGGGCGCAGCTCTACTTCTACGTCAACCCGCTCTGGCGCCTGAAGGTGGACGGCCGCGAGCGCCTGCCCTGGCGCGGCCCCGCCGTGCTCGTGTCCAACCACGAGTCGCTCGGCGACATCCTCGTCCTCTTCGGCCTCTACCGCCCCTTCAAGTGGGTCTCCAAGGCGGAGAACTTCAAGCTGCCCCTCATCGGCTGGAACATGCGGCTCAACCGCTACGTGCCGCTGGTGCGCGGGGACAAGGCCTCCATCGCCCAGATGATGACGGACTGTGAGTACTGGCTCGCGCGAGGCGTGCCCATCCTCATGTTCCCCGAGGGCACGCGCTCCTTCGACGGGCAGGTGAAGCCCTTCAAGGACGGCGCCTTCGTGCTGGCCAAGAAGATGAACTGCCCCATCATCCCCGTGGTCCTCACCGGCACCGCGCGCACGCTGCCCAAGCATGGCTGGGTGCTCGACACCAAGGCCGACTGCCACGTGCAGGTGATGCCCCCGGTGGACCCCGCCGGCTTCCACGACGTGCACGCCCTGCGTGATTACGTCCGTGACCTCATCATCGCGGAGAAGGCCCGCCTGGACTCGGGAGTGTCCACCCCCGCCCAGGCGTAGCCCGGCCCCCCCGGAGACCCGGGCCGCCGGCCCTGCTACCGTGAGGCCTCCGGGAGGTCGCCATGCGAAGGCAAACCGCGGTGGCCATCGCGCTCGGCGTGCTCGTGCTGGGCGTCACCGTGGCGCTCGTCCAGAGCCGCTGCGGCGCCGCCTCGACACGGGAGGCGCCCGCCCCCACCGCCGCGCGTCCCGAGCCTCGTACGCTCCCCGGCCCCGCCGTCCCCTCACCTCTGCCGCGCGGCGAGCTGTCCGTGCGCGGGCGCGTCATCGACTCCGAGGGCCGGCCCGTCCCGGGCGTCCAGGTCTCCGCCACCCGGACGATGCCCGGCGAGTCGCTGTCCCAGCTCCCCTGTGACGAAGAATCCCCCGAAGTCCCGCTGGCCTCCTCCGAGTGTGCCGTGGACCCGGAAGTGCTCCAGCAGCTCGTCATGCAGGAGCGCGGCGGTGCACCCGTGCTCGCGCAGACCACCACGGGTGCGGATGGAACGTTCCAGCTCGACAAGCTGCCCGAGGGAATGGTGGCGCTCTGGGCCATCGGCGAGGACTACTCGACGATGGAGCCCGAGGTGGCGGCGGGCAGCGAGGGCGTGGAGCTGGTGCTTACGCAGGGACTCGTCCTCGCGGGCCGCGTGGTGGACGAGCAAGGCGCTCCGGTGGTCGGCGCGACGGTGACGCTCTTCCACCAGCAGCACTCGCGCTACTTCACGCAGCACACCCACGAGGACGGCCGCTTCGGCTTCGACTCGCTGCCGGCCGGCGAATACGGCCTCGTCGCGTCCAGCCCCGGCCTGATGCCGGTCCACCTATCGGACGTGACCAACGAGGACCTGACCGAAATCATCCTCTACCCGCCACGGCAGGCCAAAGGACGCGTGGTGCTCGCGGACGGCAGCCCGGCCCCGGGCGCCGAGGTGCGCGTGCAGGACCTGTCCATCCGCTCCGAGGTGGACGTAGAGGGCCGCTTCACCCTCGGGCCGCTCGCCCCCGGGAACTACATGGTGTTCGCCGAGCGCGACGGCCAGTACGGCTACGCCCAGGTGGACATCTCCCAGGAGGGCCAGGGCGAAGAGGCCACCGTGTACCTGGGCACGCTCATCCACGTCGAGGGCACGGTGCGCGACGAGGCCGGGCGCCCCATCGCCGGCGCCTCCGTCTCGGCCTATGCCGGCGAGACAGCGCCACCCGCCGACGACGTCACCACCGACGCGGAGGGCCACTTCCGCATCGGCCCCATCGCGCCCGCCGCCTATGTCTTCAGCGTGGACGCCGAAGGCTACCTGGAGCGCCAGGTGGAGGACGTGGAGGTGTCCGCCTCCTCGCCGCCCCTGTCCTTCACGCTGGCGCGCGCCTTCCTCCTCTCCGGCATCGTCACCGACACGGAGGGCCATCCGCTTCAGGACATCGAGCTCGACGT comes from Pyxidicoccus parkwaysis and encodes:
- a CDS encoding SRPBCC domain-containing protein, which produces MRHGTLTKKGDHVALRFERRLAHPPQKVWRALTENAELAHWFPARIDGPREAGAALSFVFPGENAAPMSGKLTVFDPPKVLEYMWEGERLRWELKPEGTGCLLVFTTIPSDRAQVTRDAQGWHFCIDNLEARLDGRPAAKHDKELFARLNAEYTARFGLGGFPAFLRSGANRVAASSLDIPGLEASVFDGVDGTQVVLCHATQDANTGERLQDFDEYLVVLEGSYVLSLNGNEMPLAAGSEFIVPKGARASGRYTAGTRTIHAFGGRGLKRAEAK
- a CDS encoding lysophospholipid acyltransferase family protein — protein: MLFIGAVLIWLVTLPFDRDGRVLHLYSCFWAQLYFYVNPLWRLKVDGRERLPWRGPAVLVSNHESLGDILVLFGLYRPFKWVSKAENFKLPLIGWNMRLNRYVPLVRGDKASIAQMMTDCEYWLARGVPILMFPEGTRSFDGQVKPFKDGAFVLAKKMNCPIIPVVLTGTARTLPKHGWVLDTKADCHVQVMPPVDPAGFHDVHALRDYVRDLIIAEKARLDSGVSTPAQA
- a CDS encoding ArsR/SmtB family transcription factor — its product is MLSAFDVVAEPNRRRILDLLREKRRPVGELVERLGLTQPTVSKHLRVLKDARLVDVEQDAQRRLYRLRPEPLAELDAWLQPYRALWSQRLDALERHLDSMPDEPAPARGSTRSRRRR
- a CDS encoding LysR family transcriptional regulator encodes the protein MRHLRLVAAVVDTGSVTAAARVLHLSQPALSHQLRDVEERLGAELFQRQGRRMVLTGPGKRVLEAARKVVSEVDAAEAEISRLTQQSQGLLRLATECYTAYHWLPSVLRRFSAKHPGVEVRIAVDATRRPVEALLAGELDLGIVSEPIRHRRLAGAPLFEDELMAVMAPDHPLAKKRVLHAEDFAREHVLLYSIPLTESTLFQQVLLPAGVTPARLSRVELTEAIVEMAKAGLGVAVLARWAVAPELARGTLAAVRVTKQGLRRHWHAAWPRTVRPAPYLTAFVELLAKAGPPMR
- a CDS encoding MBL fold metallo-hydrolase, with product MSLKTVSLAPDVLVVIGETYASNTTLFLDGRDVLMVDALGSRADAQALRRFVHEELHGRVRLAVCTHGFSDHLAALQAFPEALVVAHERFEDTFHAERFRSDEESGFFRAPELRLGGPMHVRWGKYALEVFPNAGHTASTLNIDVPELDLLFSADTAVGHMAYIAYGAPEAIDAALERSESRGRSRVIQGHGGVVSPKTLGSARHYLRTLEAAVREARGEPERVRAIRLGDCLPADVRGSDFEAFFHARNLDEVVARRLWR
- a CDS encoding cyclic nucleotide-binding domain-containing protein yields the protein MPRIASTEVIVPKSLSLEARARLTDALYAVHQQIFDGVERESFAKYVVESKAEHTWVQVHKNEAGDIVGYFAMHVFEKPLNGVTSAVFRAEAGSLRAYRGANTNTRFGLSLVLKYMLRHPGRPTYYMGSLVHPSSYALLAKYCDEVWPRRDQPVPPELLSFMDGLATEFGLEKVDAANPLLRQVGWRTRESEVEQDYWRQCDKPSARFFMEANPGYVDGHGLVTLVPATAGNILSVLRVLGGRSLRKPMDALRALARRLPGGAKLRRSEVVRQLKASPLFARFGTQALESLAASAQVLELPAGRYVFRKGDASDELYLLARGAAYVLAEGGEDVVVNQLGSGTVFGEIAMLGGERRSASVRTAAASTLVRIPRAALAPLLESDAGLRQSVWGTFAERRFDDLVRGMDRYAHLGRKARLTWLQRGEQAELAPRQERLLEPGSYLLVLAGAVELTHAAPRMMARGTMLLEVERPLRVVAQERTQLVVLPRLASPELLRAVETSAPQALPMPIAAVELPRAAA